TTTAAAAGTTGTTCCTTGTCACACCTACGTGAGGAATCATCTTGAATCTATATAGTGATTTTTTGGGTTGGTTTGCTGTCTCCGACTCTACCTTTTTGATTCGtatatttgtttgtattttatgtaatttgtttttgaaattttcatGAACTTATGTTTCTTAGGTTGTATGATTTGGGTTCTGTTGCTATAGTCATTATTTCACTAATTTGggattcgaaatttagaagaaagTACTGTTAAATTCTTTTACCTCATTTCTTTAGTATGCACGTAaattttttctagtatatataaatatatatatatcaatattttCTTCCTTACGCTACGAAGTGGTGCCTAACAAATGGTTAgtagtattttataaaaaaatgattacattgaattataaaatttaaaatttaattacactaaatagtaataaaatatgtcctttttagcatttcttttctcattttgaattttttttagtgacATTTGTGCATGGCAACTGTTTTGAAAACATACGTACGCTCTCAAAAACATAacataattatcaaaattttataaagtCCATTTAGTACGCCGTATTATACCATATTATaatgtatagtattatattgaatcgtattttatacaatatttttgtataaaactatatgttttattaacttttaagggcacttaaatatataatattttaatataaattaaagtttaatatagtattatataaaaatatgatatataatccaattcaatataatacaatacgatCTAATACGACGTTTCACACGAGCCCATAATTTACAAATTTTCACTAGTTAAATTCACAgatgagagagaaaaaaaaaaataattccatgaTATTGAcaaaaaattcaagcttaaacaTGTCAACAATgctacaaaaaatatatacaagcaTCATGGAAATTGTATTCAAATTCAATGATCATTTTACTAATTCacaaaaaattcaaattcaagCTCATCTATATATGTCAACAACCATAACAAATAAATACAAGAATCATAAAAATTGATTTCTTCATTTCATTTCAACTGAGGAAGGAAAACTGAGTGAACCTTTAACCTAATGAGAAGCTCAAGCACCACAGTTGATCATATCAAAGTGAGTATTATCATAAGATTAAAAAGGAATGGGCTGTCTATCAGGCCATGATTCTATCTTTTCAAAGTACTTGACAGGTATAACACCATCTATTCCTTCACTCAAGATCACCTTGTTGTCTGAGATGTAGAGCTTCATACCCTCTTCCTCAAAATCAAGATAAACAATCAGAGATCAATCACaatataatcaacttaaatattcatcATTCATCATTGACTCACCTTTCAAAGCTTTCTTCACATCAAGATAGATCAAGACTTCTACATTTCGCCTGATACCTGACAATCGAAATCATGTTGGTGATTATAGCACAATCATGTTTTGCCTTGTGCTCTACTAATATACTGTCTCATGTGAGCTAACAGACTGTCACTGTAACACCTTCAAAGTTCTAAAATGTCAGAATTTGCTGTCCTTAATGTGCATGTAGAATAAACAGTGGCCTTAGGAAGCATTTAAGGGGGCCAACCAGAAGAAAGTTTAGATTTGGCATACACAAATGGAAATGTGACAAATGTCAAATGTATATTACCACTAATGACTTCGCCTTCTGTTGGCAAGCCACGAGAGAAGTGGATGTGTAATCTTTTCATGCGGTTGAGACCCGACTGTAAAATGGATTCCAAATTCTTCCTGTAAGTTCCATGCACACACACTGCAAATCAGAAGCAAAGAGAAACAGTTAGCCAAACAAAAAGGTTAATTACTGACTCAAGGGTATTCTCCTTAACTAATAGGTTTGACTTGATACAACAtgttaagaaagaaagaaagaaaaaaacctGGAATTTCTTCAGCTGATACTATGGCTTGCAATAACTTTTCTGTCTCAACTGTCTGCaaggtaaaaatgaaaaatcaaaCGATATTGTTAGTGCAAATTACTGTTTCCCATTTTTGGACAATTTGTTAGTGCAGCAGATAAGAAAAGTTTAATGTTGTGCACAAAAAATGGCAATTCAGACTCTAATTGTTAAGGTGGCAaaaaaatggaatggaatgaaacaatttttattccattcttttgtttggttgcattttaaaatactagaatatcattccaatggaatgactTTTCCATCaatttggtggaatgactatttcattttgaaatggaaggaatcgccattcctattcctattcacattctcattctcattcatatatttttattccttCCAACCAAACGTCACCTAAGTTCAGTGATACAAATATGCAGTTAAAGGAATAGCTTACAGCAAAACAGAAGTTAAATAATGCTATAGGAAATGTGTAAATGACATGAGGAAGCATAAGATGATCTAGAACTATCCCTTCAACAAAAAGGCATTTACATTAGGTGAAAGTAATAACCAAGAGTTAATTTTAAACACAAAAAAGCATGGGAAGAAGATATATCACCGTTACAGAGTGGCCTTGATTTGCCCGTATAAAAAGCTCTCCGTTTTCTTCTAGGAGACTAAACCGCTGCTTATTATCCTTCCGTACAGCCTAAAAAAACATCAAGTTCTTCCTTCAGACATTTCATGCAACAGAAATGGATATAACAACATGAAACATTGTGACCTAGCAAAACCGTTTCAAGTACTCGAACCTCAGACCTTGACGATTAAACTAAACAATAATATAACTAAACATGAACAACAAGGTATCCACTCCTCCATTTCCAACACAAATGGAAATTAATCCTTGAACACTGACCTCCCTAACATCATCAACTGTATGTGATCTTAAAGGAATATGGGCAAATGTCTTCATATTCAGCTGTAAAATATCATTGACCTTCACAAATCCATCACTTCGCATACTCAAATTCAATTCAGATGACATATGGCGCAAAATACGAGTCCTAGAGAAAAATATAACAGTGAGCATATAAGAATTACGAGTCCTAGAGAAAAATATAACAGTGAGCATATAAGAATTAAAGGGCTAGAAAAAGATAACAGAACAAAATGCTCTTCAATTGCATAAGCAGAAAAATTCTCCCCCTCTTCAGTAGAAATTTTACATTTACTAAAACTAAGCATTTGCATTAAAccccataaaattaaatttcttttcCTATCTGTAATGGGTCATGGAATCCATGAAATTCATGTTCAATAATAATGATCATTTTGAGGAAAACATAAGTAAGCAAAGAACATATAAAGATATAAGCAGGTAATTAGATTCTTACATTAATCTACCAAGTGCATCAATCTTATCTTTACCAGAGCCAGAGCCACTGCCACCACTTCttcctcttcctcctcctccaCCACGACCTCTTGATCTTTCCCTATCACTCTTTATTTCCATATCTCTTCCGCTGCCAccactaatataaatatatataatttcatattCAAAAATgccaaaacaagaaaaaagaaaaattgatgAGAAATTGGGCACAACAAACAGAAAAGCAATTAAGGGCATCAAACAAAAAGATTACTTTTTTTCATCaactgagaaagaaagaaagggaAGGTAGCTAACCTTGGGTTAGAACGAGAAGCAAAGGATGCGAAAGAAGAGCGGGCGGTGGGCGCAGTGGTTGGAGAAGAGAAAAGTAGAGGGAAGTGGCGTAGAAATCGTGTACTATTGCAGGCAATGGAACCCCGCATCAATATCAATGATCAATCCCAATCCCAATCACTTCCTTCTCCCTCCACACTTTCTGGGTTTTCCTCCAATTCCCAATTTTGATTACTCCTTCTGTAACTCTTTCAATATTAACGTTTATTTATATTGCACAAGCAATGAaactttattttcattgttggaGATAAATAATGTTTATGTAATTGATCATAGTTTTTCCAcaattacatttttattatatataaataatacgaTAAGAAGAGAATTACATCAAACTAACACAggaaataacaaataacatcaaaataatatatcaataaaaaaaattcaacaataaattaacaaaaatacaacataaaatgCCTAGAATGATCAATGGTTTATAATATGTTAAGATGATGAATGATGAATTATAATGACTACAAATGgactttttttaaaagataagaaaatatataaaggTTCAAAAATATGATGAATCATGTAAGAAAATACTACATGAAAATACCACAAGCACAAGAATACTTAGATCAAGATGTAACTAACTACCGCTTTCACCTGTGTTTTGCGGTATGGTCTTATGACCTGTGTTTGCTCTGTTCTTTAGTCAGTTGTTAAAAGtgtgtttttgttttttctggGATTCTTGTTGCACGCTTGGGATGGCAGATCAGGATATCATGGAGATGGAAAATGAGTGTGATCATATCACTCTAACTGGAGGAGATGAAGATGACGGGGGACTGTTATACGATACGAATGACAAAGATTTGACGGAGTTCGATGATCGTTGGTGCTTAGTGGGTAGATTTCTTACTGAACGTTCTTTGGATTTCATGGCTATGCAACACAAAATGGCTTCGTTGTGGCGTCCTGGGAGAGGTATGTTTGTAAAGGAATTAGATGAGAACTTGTATCTATTTCAATTCTATCATACGATCGACATTGAAAGAGTGGTGGAGGGCAGCCCTTGGACTTTTGACAGAGTTCCACTAATTTTTTCAAGGCTCAAGGAGGGTGAAATACCAAGATCTGTGGTACCAAACACTCTGGATTTTTGGATACAATTACATGGTATGTCAACTGGTTTCATGTCTGCAAAGGTGGTTAAGGATATTGGTAACTATGTTGGTACGTTCGTAGAGgcagataaaaataattttctgggAATGTGGCGCGACTATCTCCGGGTCCGAGTTTCTGTTCGAGTGGATCTCCCTTTGAAGCGAAGAATGAAGCTTGAGAAGAAAGGAGGAGAACTGTGCTACGCCAATTTCAAATACGAAGACCTTCCAACGTTCT
This region of Cannabis sativa cultivar Pink pepper isolate KNU-18-1 chromosome 7, ASM2916894v1, whole genome shotgun sequence genomic DNA includes:
- the LOC115697915 gene encoding uncharacterized protein LOC115697915 isoform X2, which encodes MRGSIACNSTRFLRHFPLLFSSPTTAPTARSSFASFASRSNPSGGSGRDMEIKSDRERSRGRGGGGGRGRSGGSGSGSGKDKIDALGRLMTRILRHMSSELNLSMRSDGFVKVNDILQLNMKTFAHIPLRSHTVDDVREAVRKDNKQRFSLLEENGELFIRANQGHSVTTVETEKLLQAIVSAEEIPVCVHGTYRKNLESILQSGLNRMKRLHIHFSRGLPTEGEVISGVTVTVC
- the LOC115697915 gene encoding uncharacterized protein LOC115697915 isoform X1 — protein: MRGSIACNSTRFLRHFPLLFSSPTTAPTARSSFASFASRSNPSGGSGRDMEIKSDRERSRGRGGGGGRGRSGGSGSGSGKDKIDALGRLMTRILRHMSSELNLSMRSDGFVKVNDILQLNMKTFAHIPLRSHTVDDVREAVRKDNKQRFSLLEENGELFIRANQGHSVTTVETEKLLQAIVSAEEIPVCVHGTYRKNLESILQSGLNRMKRLHIHFSRGLPTEGEVISGIRRNVEVLIYLDVKKALKEGMKLYISDNKVILSEGIDGVIPVKYFEKIESWPDRQPIPF